One window of the Nothobranchius furzeri strain GRZ-AD chromosome 3, NfurGRZ-RIMD1, whole genome shotgun sequence genome contains the following:
- the arl4ca gene encoding ADP-ribosylation factor-like 4Ca has protein sequence MGNSWSGLAAFQSLHIVMLGLDSAGKTTVLYRLKFNEFVNTVPTIGFNTERIRLGGAGASRGISCHFWDVGGQEKLRPLWKPYSRCTDGIVYVVDSVDSERLEEARAELHRITRFQENQGTPLLVIANKQDLPRALDVEEIERQLGLSELSPSTAYHVQPACAIIGEGLHEGMDRLYEMIVKRRKTLKQKKKRQ, from the coding sequence ATGGGGAACAGCTGGTCCGGTTTGGCAGCCTTCCAGTCTCTGCACATAGTGATGCTAGGTCTGGACTCTGCCGGTAAAACCACCGTTCTTTACCGCCTCAAATTCAACGAGTTCGTCAACACTGTTCCGACCATCGGCTTCAACACGGAGAGGATCCGACTGGGCGGCGCGGGGGCCTCCAGGGGCATCAGCTGCCACTTCTGGGACGTGGGGGGCCAGGAGAAGCTGCGGCCTCTGTGGAAGCCGTACAGCCGCTGCACGGACGGGATCGTGTACGTGGTGGACTCCGTCGACTCCGAGAGGCTAGAGGAGGCCCGGGCCGAGCTGCACCGAATCACGCGCTTCCAGGAGAACCAGGGAACCCCGCTGCTGGTCATCGCCAACAAGCAGGACCTTCCGCGCGCGCTGGACGTGGAGGAGATCGAGAGGCAGCTGGGTCTGTCTGAACTGAGCCCCTCCACCGCGtaccacgtccagccggcctgcgCCATCATCGGAGAGGGTCTGCACGAGGGCATGGACCGGCTTTACGAGATGATCGTGAAAAGGAGGAAGACtctgaagcagaagaagaagaggcaGTGA